One Alphaproteobacteria bacterium DNA window includes the following coding sequences:
- a CDS encoding ATP-binding cassette domain-containing protein: MAYFLAFSAALVALVLAIPAVLGLYWTFQLSLTFLYAIVAIGIGICWGQGGFLPLGQGMFLGLGAYMSGLILVNYSGSAIIWLLLPAAAIVPAVLAWGIGLAVFRGRTESGPFFALITLALTLLAFQIANTWNDVTGGFNGLRNIPDLPGMDGYDARYYFAAGALVAALGLAAWLINAPLGVVWRALAQNERRIVFFGYSTTHLKATAFAVAGFLAGFAGLLYAPQQNLVTPTLSGFLISADLVIWTAVGGRRSVIGPPVGAILIGVLTTELRDRVTVWEVIVSLVFILVVLYLPNGLVGMLAPLQRRLAALAARRPKPVEAPPPAHGGLAAPALGVDGCHLSVGDVHILDGLSLALEAPSIYCLIGPNGAGKTSTFNTITGELKSQSGDIRFDGVALGALPPERIAKLGIGRKFQIPSVFTELSVRDNIHVALWGTRARFLDLLKPSLRRWQTPVLAQLRQRYPFLENDAEMAGNLSHGERQILELAMSLVAEPRLLLLDEPCAGMSAEDSQIVIDTIHWARQTLGLTVVVIEHDMALVREIADHIFVMHQGSLLAQGDVASIQADTRVRDVYVGITV, from the coding sequence GTGGCATATTTTCTCGCGTTTAGCGCCGCCCTGGTGGCGCTGGTGCTGGCCATCCCGGCCGTGCTCGGGCTCTATTGGACCTTCCAGCTTTCGCTCACCTTTCTTTATGCCATCGTCGCCATCGGCATCGGAATTTGCTGGGGGCAGGGCGGTTTCCTGCCGCTCGGGCAGGGCATGTTTCTCGGCCTCGGCGCCTACATGTCGGGCCTTATTCTGGTCAATTATTCGGGCTCGGCGATCATCTGGCTGTTGCTGCCGGCGGCTGCCATCGTGCCCGCCGTGTTGGCCTGGGGCATCGGGCTGGCGGTCTTTCGCGGGCGCACCGAAAGCGGCCCGTTCTTCGCCCTCATCACCCTGGCCCTGACGCTGTTGGCCTTTCAGATCGCCAACACCTGGAATGATGTCACCGGCGGCTTCAACGGTTTGCGCAACATCCCCGACCTGCCTGGCATGGACGGCTACGATGCGCGCTATTATTTTGCTGCCGGGGCGCTGGTGGCGGCGCTGGGGCTGGCGGCCTGGCTGATCAATGCGCCGCTCGGCGTGGTCTGGCGGGCGCTGGCCCAGAACGAGCGGCGGATCGTCTTTTTCGGCTATTCGACGACGCATCTGAAGGCCACGGCCTTCGCCGTTGCCGGTTTTCTGGCCGGCTTCGCCGGTCTGCTTTACGCCCCGCAGCAGAATCTGGTGACGCCGACGCTGAGCGGCTTTTTGATATCCGCGGACCTCGTCATCTGGACGGCTGTGGGCGGCCGGCGCAGCGTCATCGGGCCGCCCGTGGGGGCCATATTGATCGGCGTCCTAACGACCGAGCTGCGCGACCGCGTGACGGTCTGGGAAGTCATCGTGTCGCTGGTATTTATCCTGGTCGTGCTTTATCTGCCCAACGGATTGGTCGGCATGTTGGCACCGCTGCAGCGCCGGCTGGCGGCCCTCGCGGCCCGCCGGCCAAAGCCCGTCGAGGCGCCGCCGCCAGCCCACGGCGGCTTGGCGGCACCGGCGCTGGGTGTCGATGGCTGTCATCTCAGCGTCGGTGACGTGCACATCCTGGATGGCCTTAGTTTGGCTCTGGAGGCGCCATCGATCTACTGCCTGATCGGGCCCAACGGGGCCGGCAAGACCTCGACCTTCAACACCATAACCGGTGAGTTGAAATCACAGAGCGGCGATATTCGCTTCGACGGGGTGGCGCTAGGCGCCTTGCCGCCGGAGAGGATTGCCAAGCTGGGAATTGGGCGAAAATTCCAGATCCCCAGCGTTTTCACCGAACTCAGCGTGCGCGACAACATCCACGTGGCACTGTGGGGCACGCGGGCGCGGTTTTTGGACCTGCTGAAGCCCTCGCTCAGGCGTTGGCAGACGCCGGTGCTGGCGCAGTTGCGCCAACGCTACCCCTTCCTCGAGAACGATGCCGAGATGGCTGGCAACCTCAGTCACGGCGAGCGGCAAATTCTCGAATTGGCCATGTCGTTGGTGGCCGAGCCGCGCTTGTTGCTGCTGGACGAGCCCTGCGCCGGCATGTCGGCGGAGGATTCGCAAATCGTCATCGACACCATTCATTGGGCCCGTCAGACACTGGGTCTGACGGTGGTCGTCATCGAGCACGACATGGCCCTGGTGCGCGAGATCGCCGATCAT
- a CDS encoding branched-chain amino acid ABC transporter permease, producing the protein MDPLILTQGLNVLFAVTLLVIIVLGLAVVFGWLGVMNLAHGEFIMLGAYAAVFTNQHGLPFILAVPLAMLVCGTVGWLVERILIRPLYARPFDLLLATWGLGILIREVVEAFYGGGFHNVPVPVAGAVDVLGASYPAYRLLIIALAAPLIGLMLWWYLKSSTGARVKAMVGNPELAQAVGIQTDVLARNTFIFGSLLAGLAGVVIAPLMSANPYMGLDFVITAFFAIIVGGLGSVLGLFVGSGIIGGLDSVVSAILNRTTAYLLVLAIAVFFLWLRPRGIFSRV; encoded by the coding sequence GTGGATCCTCTGATTTTGACGCAGGGGCTGAACGTGCTTTTTGCCGTGACGTTGCTGGTCATCATCGTGCTGGGTTTGGCGGTGGTCTTCGGCTGGTTGGGCGTGATGAACCTGGCCCATGGCGAGTTCATCATGCTGGGCGCCTACGCCGCCGTTTTCACCAACCAACACGGCTTGCCGTTTATCCTAGCGGTGCCGCTGGCCATGCTGGTCTGCGGCACCGTCGGCTGGCTGGTCGAGCGGATCCTGATCCGGCCGCTCTATGCCCGGCCCTTTGATTTGCTGCTGGCCACCTGGGGCTTGGGGATCCTGATCCGGGAGGTGGTGGAGGCCTTTTACGGCGGCGGCTTTCACAACGTACCGGTGCCCGTGGCGGGGGCCGTCGACGTGCTGGGCGCCTCCTACCCGGCCTATCGTTTGCTGATTATCGCCCTGGCCGCGCCGCTGATCGGGCTGATGCTTTGGTGGTATCTCAAAAGCTCTACCGGGGCCCGGGTCAAGGCCATGGTAGGCAATCCCGAACTGGCCCAGGCGGTGGGCATCCAGACCGACGTGCTGGCCCGCAACACCTTCATCTTCGGCTCCCTGCTGGCCGGTCTGGCCGGCGTCGTCATCGCTCCCCTGATGTCGGCCAACCCCTACATGGGCTTGGATTTCGTCATCACCGCCTTTTTCGCCATTATCGTCGGCGGTCTGGGCAGCGTTTTGGGATTGTTCGTAGGCTCCGGCATTATCGGCGGCCTCGACAGCGTGGTCTCGGCCATCCTCAACCGCACCACGGCCTACCTGCTGGTCCTGGCGATTGCCGTCTTTTTCCTCTGGCTCAGGCCCCGTGGCATATTTTCTCGCGTTTAG
- the iaaH gene encoding indoleacetamide hydrolase has product MDLHQLTVAEAVALLNSGQASAVELAQALLARQQALSGLNAFISIDPDSVLAAAAAADETRAAGGSSRALLGIPLVLKDNIDTAGVMTTAGTPALRSNIPAANAPVAQALFDAGAYCFGKTNLHELAYGVTCNNGAFGPTGNPYDSTRIPGGSSGGTGTAVGARLAPAGLGSDTGGSVRVPAALCGITGLRPSSGRYSQQGVVPISSTRDTVGPMTRSVADAALLDGIICGHGGAIAPADLKGLRLGVPRGYYYEMLDSETASVMEAALSRLADYGVTLVEVDVEGVAQANEAASMPVALFETSVTLNAYLSAHGLDFDYAAVVAEVASPDVKGLLDSLMGDDAIPEEVYLQALNEARPKLRALFTDFFATNDLAAIVFPTTPMPAAKIGEDETVNVAGEDVPTFMTYIRNTDPASNAALPGLSMPAGMTATGLPVGMEFDGPEGSDETILAIGMAVEANEPAWPEPALDT; this is encoded by the coding sequence ATGGATCTCCATCAACTAACCGTGGCGGAAGCGGTTGCACTGCTGAATTCGGGCCAGGCCAGCGCCGTCGAATTGGCCCAGGCCTTGCTGGCGCGGCAGCAAGCGCTGAGCGGGCTGAACGCCTTTATCAGCATCGATCCAGACAGTGTGCTGGCAGCCGCCGCGGCCGCGGACGAGACGCGTGCAGCCGGCGGCAGCAGCCGGGCCTTGCTCGGTATCCCCTTGGTATTAAAAGATAATATCGACACCGCCGGTGTCATGACGACAGCCGGTACGCCGGCGCTGCGAAGCAATATTCCTGCTGCCAATGCCCCGGTGGCGCAGGCCCTGTTTGACGCCGGGGCCTATTGTTTCGGTAAAACCAACCTGCACGAACTGGCCTATGGCGTGACCTGCAACAACGGCGCCTTTGGGCCGACGGGCAATCCTTACGATTCGACGCGCATACCCGGCGGCTCGTCCGGCGGCACAGGGACAGCCGTGGGCGCGCGCCTGGCGCCGGCCGGCCTGGGCAGCGATACCGGCGGCTCGGTGCGGGTGCCGGCGGCGCTCTGCGGCATCACAGGCCTTCGCCCCTCCAGCGGACGCTACAGCCAGCAGGGTGTGGTGCCGATTTCCAGTACCCGCGACACCGTCGGACCGATGACCCGGTCGGTGGCCGATGCCGCCTTGTTGGACGGCATTATTTGCGGCCACGGCGGCGCCATCGCGCCGGCCGACCTCAAAGGCTTGCGCCTCGGCGTGCCGCGCGGCTATTACTACGAAATGCTCGACAGCGAGACCGCTTCCGTGATGGAGGCGGCCTTGAGCCGTTTGGCCGATTACGGCGTCACCCTGGTGGAAGTCGATGTCGAGGGCGTGGCCCAAGCCAACGAAGCCGCCAGCATGCCGGTGGCGCTTTTTGAAACCAGCGTCACCTTGAACGCCTACCTTTCGGCCCACGGGCTCGATTTTGATTATGCCGCCGTGGTGGCCGAGGTCGCCTCGCCTGACGTCAAGGGGCTGCTGGACAGCCTGATGGGCGACGACGCCATTCCCGAAGAAGTTTACCTGCAAGCCCTCAACGAAGCCCGGCCCAAACTCAGGGCCCTGTTCACGGACTTCTTTGCCACTAACGACTTGGCCGCCATCGTCTTCCCGACCACGCCGATGCCGGCGGCCAAGATCGGCGAGGATGAAACCGTCAACGTGGCCGGTGAAGACGTGCCCACCTTCATGACCTACATCCGCAACACCGACCCGGCCAGCAATGCCGCTTTGCCGGGCCTCAGCATGCCGGCCGGAATGACCGCCACGGGCCTGCCCGTGGGTATGGAGTTCGATGGACCGGAAGGCAGCGACGAAACCATTCTGGCTATCGGCATGGCGGTCGAGGCGAACGAGCCGGCTTGGCCGGAACCTGCACTCGACACCTAA
- a CDS encoding substrate-binding domain-containing protein gives MTSTAGALALASAPAIIRPAKAADNFKIGLFAALTGPASLFGPTQKACAELAVDQVNAAGGINDKKVELIVVDGGVSPADAAKTGIRLMLNEQVDFVVGSHDSAVRQALVAAFKGKLPYVYTPIYEGNECAPHTYVIADTPPQQLDLALPWLAQHSGMDTVYMIGNDYVWPQVLNKYAKGMIAKLGGKVVGEEYMPLGAPNKFEEVVTRIKAANPKLVFVTLVGGDNVNFNRTFAAFGADKITRLSSLLEENTLLGIGKENANNLYGAMSYYANIETPRNAAFKQAYAAKFGAKAPNLSLLGEDCYAGVKFTAAVANKAGSANTAAVAKAALNLTFEAPGGQWTMRANRHVDKDMHLADATGGSFKVIKSVANMASGQTCT, from the coding sequence TTGACTTCCACCGCGGGCGCCCTGGCGCTGGCTTCGGCGCCAGCGATTATTCGCCCGGCCAAGGCCGCCGACAACTTCAAGATCGGCCTCTTCGCCGCGCTCACCGGCCCGGCCTCGCTGTTCGGCCCGACCCAAAAGGCCTGCGCCGAGCTGGCCGTCGATCAGGTCAACGCAGCCGGCGGCATCAACGACAAGAAGGTTGAATTGATTGTCGTCGATGGCGGCGTCTCCCCCGCCGACGCGGCCAAGACGGGCATCCGCTTGATGCTTAACGAGCAAGTTGATTTCGTCGTCGGCTCGCACGACAGTGCCGTGCGCCAGGCCCTGGTCGCTGCCTTCAAGGGCAAGCTGCCCTACGTCTATACGCCGATATACGAAGGCAACGAATGTGCGCCCCACACCTACGTCATCGCCGACACGCCGCCGCAGCAGCTCGATCTGGCATTGCCCTGGCTGGCCCAACATTCGGGCATGGACACGGTTTACATGATCGGCAACGACTATGTCTGGCCGCAGGTTCTGAACAAGTACGCCAAGGGCATGATTGCCAAGCTGGGCGGCAAGGTGGTGGGCGAGGAATACATGCCGCTGGGTGCGCCCAACAAGTTCGAGGAAGTCGTCACCCGCATCAAGGCGGCCAACCCGAAGCTGGTTTTCGTCACCCTGGTGGGCGGCGACAATGTCAACTTCAACCGCACCTTCGCGGCCTTCGGGGCTGACAAGATCACCCGCTTGTCCTCGCTGCTGGAAGAGAACACCCTGCTCGGCATCGGCAAGGAGAACGCCAACAATCTCTATGGCGCCATGTCCTACTACGCCAATATCGAGACCCCCCGCAATGCCGCCTTCAAGCAGGCCTACGCCGCCAAATTCGGCGCCAAGGCACCCAACCTGAGCTTGCTCGGCGAAGACTGTTACGCCGGCGTCAAGTTCACCGCAGCGGTGGCCAACAAGGCGGGCTCGGCCAACACCGCCGCCGTTGCCAAGGCGGCCCTGAACCTGACCTTCGAAGCACCGGGCGGGCAATGGACCATGCGCGCCAACCGCCATGTCGACAAGGATATGCATCTGGCCGATGCCACGGGTGGCAGTTTCAAGGTCATCAAGTCGGTGGCCAACATGGCGTCGGGTCAGACCTGCACCTGA